One region of Pygocentrus nattereri isolate fPygNat1 chromosome 14, fPygNat1.pri, whole genome shotgun sequence genomic DNA includes:
- the eps8l1a gene encoding epidermal growth factor receptor kinase substrate 8-like protein 1a isoform X2, which produces MAAPKALPRKHSMLSKGLSGDAQPRNPHANENRKKTVPHVIHAAREVDLVNHCFADVEHFMGHLQKAADTQSAAEQTKKKKNKKKSKKKKQHYDLMSEEESSPSEKEFIDIFQKIKYSFSLLDRLKNKISNPSSEELLHHLFVPLGLLVKTTGGPKLAAGVSSPALTSGAVTLLQQNLTKEEKELWSSLGPNWTQSYSQHAQPVSPYTLAFLDGWQPEACDENGEAFEDPVESEHKYEAQLQSQQLEPSQASPPVSPTVENVENPPPLDAERLYCCSYDFVARNSSELSVLRGETLQVIESSKRWWKCRNSYDQIGFVPSNILEPINHTEPDSRVVMRKPSTKVPLSPPGGGHFSYAMTNSSGENHAHNETRPLSMPPIGDEGEKVILMNNELAERLANGRTRPSFMHRANETNASLSYHSSPGEVQEWLKSKGFSDVTVNSLGILSGAQLFSLTKEELCTVSPQEGARVYSQLTVQKALLEKARKSTELEAVMKKQKMKVDPNMEGGEF; this is translated from the exons atggcTGCTCCAAAAGCTCTTCCTAGGAAGCACTCTATGTTGTCTAAAGGTTTATCTGGAGATGCTCAGCCTCGCAACCCTCATGCCAACG aaaatagaaagaaaacagttcCACATGTCATACATGCAGCGCGAGAAGTG gaTCTGGTGAACCACTGCTTTGCTGATGTGGAGCACTTCATGGGCCACTTGCAGAAGGCGGCTGACACTCAGAGTGCTGCAGAACAGacgaagaaaaagaaaaacaagaagaagagcaagaagaagaagcagcact atgACCTGATGTCAGAAGAAGAAAGCTCTCCATCAGAGAAAGAGTTTATAGATATTTTCCAGAAGATAAAGTATTCATTCAGCCTGCTG GACCGTCTGaagaataaaatatcaaatcCAAGCTCAGAGGAGCTTCTGCATCACCTGTTTGTTCCCCTGGGCCTG TTGGTTAAAACCACAGGTGGTCCTAAGTTGGCAGCGGGTGTTTCCAGCCCGGCTCTGACCAGCGGAGCGGTCACTCTGCTGCAGCAGAATCTCACAAAGGAGGAGAAAGAGCTGTGGAGCTCTCTCGGCCCCAACTGGACCCAGTCATA ttcGCAGCATGCTCAGCCAGTATCACCATACACACTAGCATTCCTAGATGGTTGGCAACCTGAGGCCTGTGATGAAAATGGTGAAGCATTTGAGGATCCAGTAGAGTCAGAACACAAATATGAGGCCCAGCTACAATCTCAACAg TTGGAACCTAGCCAGGCCTCACCACCAGTTTCACCTACAGTTGAAAA TGTGGAAAATCCACCTCCTTTAGATGCTGAGCGACTGTACTGCTGCAGTTATGACTTTGTGGCCCGGAACAGCAGTGAGCTTTCAGTGCTGCGTGGAGAAACTCTACAG gTTATAGAGTCATCTAAGCGGTGGTGGAAATGCAGGAACAGTTATGACCAGATTGGTTTTGTTCCATCTAACATCCTAGAGCCCATCAACCACACAGAGCCAGACTCACGTGTAGTAATGCGCAAGCCATCCaca AAAGTTCCACTGTCTCCTCCGGGAGGAGGGCATTTCTCATACGCCATGACAAACTCCTCAGGGGAAAACCACGCCCACAACGAGACACGCCCACTCAGTATGCCACCAATTGGagatgaaggagagaaag TGATCCTAATGAATAATGAGCTTGCAGAGCGGCTGGCCAATGGGAGAACGCGGCCTTCGTTTATGCACAGAGCCAACGAGACCAACGCCTCTCTTAGCTATCATTCATCTCCAGGCGAGGTTCAGGAGTGGCTCAAAAGCAAAGGCTTCAGTGAtgt cacagtgaacagtttGGGCATTCTAAGTGGAGCTCAGCTCTTCTCCCTGACTAAAGAGGAGCTTTGTACGGTTTCTCCACAAGAGGGCGCCAGAGTTTACAGCCAGCTAACAGTGCAGAAAGCATTGCTGGAA AAAGCAAGGAAATCCACTGAGCTGGAGGCTGTGatgaagaaacagaaaatgaaagttgATCCCAACATGGAAGGAGGAGAATTTTAA
- the eps8l1a gene encoding epidermal growth factor receptor kinase substrate 8-like protein 1a isoform X1 produces the protein MLMAAPKALPRKHSMLSKGLSGDAQPRNPHANENRKKTVPHVIHAAREVDLVNHCFADVEHFMGHLQKAADTQSAAEQTKKKKNKKKSKKKKQHYDLMSEEESSPSEKEFIDIFQKIKYSFSLLDRLKNKISNPSSEELLHHLFVPLGLLVKTTGGPKLAAGVSSPALTSGAVTLLQQNLTKEEKELWSSLGPNWTQSYSQHAQPVSPYTLAFLDGWQPEACDENGEAFEDPVESEHKYEAQLQSQQLEPSQASPPVSPTVENVENPPPLDAERLYCCSYDFVARNSSELSVLRGETLQVIESSKRWWKCRNSYDQIGFVPSNILEPINHTEPDSRVVMRKPSTKVPLSPPGGGHFSYAMTNSSGENHAHNETRPLSMPPIGDEGEKVILMNNELAERLANGRTRPSFMHRANETNASLSYHSSPGEVQEWLKSKGFSDVTVNSLGILSGAQLFSLTKEELCTVSPQEGARVYSQLTVQKALLEKARKSTELEAVMKKQKMKVDPNMEGGEF, from the exons atggcTGCTCCAAAAGCTCTTCCTAGGAAGCACTCTATGTTGTCTAAAGGTTTATCTGGAGATGCTCAGCCTCGCAACCCTCATGCCAACG aaaatagaaagaaaacagttcCACATGTCATACATGCAGCGCGAGAAGTG gaTCTGGTGAACCACTGCTTTGCTGATGTGGAGCACTTCATGGGCCACTTGCAGAAGGCGGCTGACACTCAGAGTGCTGCAGAACAGacgaagaaaaagaaaaacaagaagaagagcaagaagaagaagcagcact atgACCTGATGTCAGAAGAAGAAAGCTCTCCATCAGAGAAAGAGTTTATAGATATTTTCCAGAAGATAAAGTATTCATTCAGCCTGCTG GACCGTCTGaagaataaaatatcaaatcCAAGCTCAGAGGAGCTTCTGCATCACCTGTTTGTTCCCCTGGGCCTG TTGGTTAAAACCACAGGTGGTCCTAAGTTGGCAGCGGGTGTTTCCAGCCCGGCTCTGACCAGCGGAGCGGTCACTCTGCTGCAGCAGAATCTCACAAAGGAGGAGAAAGAGCTGTGGAGCTCTCTCGGCCCCAACTGGACCCAGTCATA ttcGCAGCATGCTCAGCCAGTATCACCATACACACTAGCATTCCTAGATGGTTGGCAACCTGAGGCCTGTGATGAAAATGGTGAAGCATTTGAGGATCCAGTAGAGTCAGAACACAAATATGAGGCCCAGCTACAATCTCAACAg TTGGAACCTAGCCAGGCCTCACCACCAGTTTCACCTACAGTTGAAAA TGTGGAAAATCCACCTCCTTTAGATGCTGAGCGACTGTACTGCTGCAGTTATGACTTTGTGGCCCGGAACAGCAGTGAGCTTTCAGTGCTGCGTGGAGAAACTCTACAG gTTATAGAGTCATCTAAGCGGTGGTGGAAATGCAGGAACAGTTATGACCAGATTGGTTTTGTTCCATCTAACATCCTAGAGCCCATCAACCACACAGAGCCAGACTCACGTGTAGTAATGCGCAAGCCATCCaca AAAGTTCCACTGTCTCCTCCGGGAGGAGGGCATTTCTCATACGCCATGACAAACTCCTCAGGGGAAAACCACGCCCACAACGAGACACGCCCACTCAGTATGCCACCAATTGGagatgaaggagagaaag TGATCCTAATGAATAATGAGCTTGCAGAGCGGCTGGCCAATGGGAGAACGCGGCCTTCGTTTATGCACAGAGCCAACGAGACCAACGCCTCTCTTAGCTATCATTCATCTCCAGGCGAGGTTCAGGAGTGGCTCAAAAGCAAAGGCTTCAGTGAtgt cacagtgaacagtttGGGCATTCTAAGTGGAGCTCAGCTCTTCTCCCTGACTAAAGAGGAGCTTTGTACGGTTTCTCCACAAGAGGGCGCCAGAGTTTACAGCCAGCTAACAGTGCAGAAAGCATTGCTGGAA AAAGCAAGGAAATCCACTGAGCTGGAGGCTGTGatgaagaaacagaaaatgaaagttgATCCCAACATGGAAGGAGGAGAATTTTAA